The genomic window TTAGCAGAACAAATCATCGGAATGCAGTTGATTACACCTCAGACTCCGCCTGAAGGTAAAAAAGTAAATAAGGTATTAGTTGCAGAAGATGTTTACTATCCAGGTGAAAGCGAAACTTCTGAATTTTATGTTTCTGTTTTATTGAATAGAGGTACAGGACGCAACATGATCATGTATTCTACTGAAGGTGGAATGGATATCGAAGAAGTTGCTGAGCACACTCCACACTTAATCTTTACTGAAGAAATTGATCCTTCTGTAGGATTACAAGGTTTCCAAGCTAGAAGAATTGCTTTCAATTTAGGTCTTTCTGGAAACGCTTTCAAAGAAATGGTGAAATTCATCGATGCACTTTACAATGCTTACATTGGTTCTGATGCTTCTATGTTTGAAATCAACCCAGTTCTTAAAACTTCTGATAACAAAATCTTAGCGGTTGACGCTAAAGTTAACATCGATGATAACGCTTTATACAGACAAGCTAAATATGCTGAAATGAGAGATATCCGTGAGGAGAATCCAATCGAAGTTGAAGCTAAAGAAGTTGGTCTTAACTATGTTGACCTTGACGGTACTGTAGGATGTATGGTAAACGGAGCAGGTCTTGCAATGGCAACTATGGATTTAATTAAATACGCTGGTTTTGAGCCTGCTAACTTCCTTGACGTAGGAGGAACTGCTGATGCAAAACGTGTTGAGACAGCTTTCAGAATTATCTTGAAAGATCCAAACGTAAAAGCTATTTTGATTAACATCTTCGGAGGTATCGTTCGTTGTGACCGTGTTGCTCAAGGTGTTGTTGACGCTTACAAAAACATGGGTGACGCTATCAATGTGCCAATTATCGTTCGTTTGCAAGGAACAAATGCTGAAATTGCAAAAGAATTAATTGACAACTCTGGTATGCCAATCTTATCTGCAGTTCAGTTCCAAGAAGCTGCTGACCAAGTTAAAGCTGCTCTTTCTTAATTAAAATAAGAAATCAATTTATATAGAAAATCCCTCCGTGCTTCGGAGGGATTTTTTTGTTTTTGTAAAGTTTGCGTGTTCTAAAGGCGCACTGCAGTGATTCTTCACAATAAAATAATATGCTTTAAAAATTTTCTCTCGCAGATTGAGCAGATTTTTAATGATAAAGAAAAAGATAAATCTGATGAATCTGCAAAATCTGCGGGAGACAAAAATTTTAGCAGCTTGCAAAATATATAGCCACAGATTATTAGGATTAAAATGATTTTTTAAAATCTGTGTTAATCTGTGTAATCTGTGGCTAAAAAGACTTTGCGAACTTTGCCTATCCCGATAGCTATCGGGATTGTGTGCTTTGCGGTTTAAAAAATTATTTCAAAACAGTCGCCAATTCTACAATTTCAAATTCTGGGTCATGTGCTAGAAATTCTCTTAGCATTGCAGCGTGTCCAGCTCCAAGCAAAACCATTATTTTTTTATCGGTGCTTTCGGTTAATTTTTGAACCAAAGAATACATGTACAAGTTTCTTTTATACCAATTTGAAACTAGAGAAGCTCCTGTAAAATCGTCTGGATTTCCAGCCCTGTTTGCTACTTCTAGATACCATTGAATGTTATCTTCATTAGCGGCCTTTTTATTATAGTAAAGCATAAGATCGGTAAGAGAGCTTTTTGCCATTCTTTCATTGTTTTCCTTCTGAAACCTTTCTGTAGACTCAGTAGTTTTTTTTATTAAATCCTTCTGATTCGCTTTTTCCATTGACATCATTAAACTATCATAAGGAAAACGAGTGCGATAGTCAATTCCATACATCTTTTTGTGATTCAGTTTTTTAGCAGTGCGTAATGCTAATTGAGCAATTTCATTTGAATCTTTTTTGAGTATGCTATCAGTGTTTTTGTTGTAATACTTATCTAATTCAGCTTGTTTGGCAAATTTCCATTCTACAAAAATTTTATCAGGACCAAATTTCTTGATTTTATCACTCATTATTTCGAGCTCTTTTTGGCTTTTCTCAGACATTACATTAAAAGTATTTATCTTGGCAATATCATGACCTGGGTTTGCATAATGAAAAGTTCCGATTAATAAAATTTGTTTTTTCTTAGCTTGCTGAGCAGAAGTGATGTTAAGTGTAATAAGAGCTAGTAATAAAATAATTTTTTGCATGATGATTTTGTTTTTAAATTCATTGCAAATGTATAGGCAGATTTAAAGCTTTATTTTCATTTTTGATGAATGCGGAATTTCAATTGACCAACTATCCAAATTTTGATTTCAAAATGTTCATGTAAAGTTTTTGACTGTTCATCATACAAAAAATGAGGTTTCATATAAAATACCGTTTTCGTTTAAAGTCATAATTGTATTTTTGATGTTATAACCAATTTCTATGAAACTCAAAATTCCTTTTTACTACTATATTGTTCTTTTTCTCGGATTGTTTTTGACCTATTTTCTTTGGGATTACGGAATAAACAATAAAGTGGCAATCGAGAAGCATACCAAACTTTATTTTTGGCTTACATCAACTTATATTCTTTCCATCTTTATTGTTTACGTATTAAATTTCTATACTTTTTGTGATTGGTTTCTAAATAAAAAGAAAATACTTTTTTACTTTTTAAGCATACCAATCTCATTAGTGATTTTTGCGGGTGTTCGTTATGTAACTCAGGAAGTTATTGTTTTTCATATTACAGGAGTACACAATTATGATGTTCGCGAATTAGAATGGGGATTTTACATTCTTGATAATTTATTTTTTGGCCTTCCGGCTGTTATTTTTAGCGCTTTAAGTTATTTGTTCTGGCAGTTTCAAAGTGCGCTGAAGTACAATCAGGAATTGCTTTTAGAGAATAAAAAAGCTGAGTTTCAAATGCTAAAAGCGCAGGTTAGCCCTCATTTTTTGTTTAATACGCTGAATTCTTTTTATAGCCAGTTAGTTATAAAAGAAGATGAAATGGCTGATGATATTTTGGTTCTTTCAGATTTGCTTCGATATGTTATTACCGAAACAGATAAAGATGAAGCCATACTTTCAAAAGAAATTCAGTTTATTCAAAACTATATTCATTTGCAAAAAAAACGTTTTGAAGATCAGTTATATCTGGATTTTTCTGTTGAAGGAGAATATTCAAATGAAAAAATCCTTTCGTCAGCTTTAATTCATTTTGTGGAGAATGTTTTTAAACACGGGAAACTGAATAATGAAAATGAAAAAGCTTTTATTGTAATCAAAATAGAAGATGGATTTCTTGAGATTTCGACTTTCAATTATAATGTGGATGGAGAGAATTATTCGTCAACCGGAATTGGTTATGAAAACCTGACGAAAAGACTCGAATACATGTATAAAGATCAATTTATACTTGAAAAAACAGAAGAAAATAATACCTTTAAAACCTACTTGAAAATACCACTAAAAAATTAATCTATGGCTTTTAAATGCATTATTGTAGACGATGAACCGCCTGCAACACGAATACTCGAGAATTATATCGGAAAAGTAAATTTTCTAGAAAAAACTGGAGTTTTTAATGATTCTTTAAAAGCATTAGAATTTTTAAATACGCAGTCTGTAGATGTAATTTTTCTAGATATTCAAATGCCTCAGTTGACGGGATTGCAGCTTTCTAGAATCATTTCGAAAAATATAAAAGTTATTTTTACAACAGCATATCCTGATTTTGCTTTAGAAGGTTTTGAACTTAATGCAGTTGATTATTTATTGAAACCCATTTCGTTTGAACGTTTTTATCAGGCGGTTTCAAAACTGAATTCAGAGCCTAAAATGGAAATCTCAAATCAGAACAATCTGCCTGATTTTCTTTTCGTTAAAACAGATGGGAAAAATAAATTTCAGAAAGTATTTTTGAGGGATATTTTATATATAGAAAGTCTTCAGAATTATGTTTGCATACATACTTCAAAACAGCAGATTATCACGCATTCATCTTTGAAAAATGTAATTGAATCTCTTCCAGAAAATGAATTTATTCAGATTCATAAATCGCATGTTGTTTCTTTAAAACATGTTGAATCTACCGATAATTTTTCTGTTTTTATTAATGGAAAAGAACTTCCGATTGGGGCGACTTTTAAAGATGCTTTTTTTGATAAAATAGAAGAGAATAAGATATAGATTTTTTAACCGCAAGGCACGCTAAGATTTTACTTTTAGAAAACGCTTATAAACGCAAAGTTCGCAAAGCTAAATCAACAGAATTCTACGGATTTTATTTCAATATAGCCCGCGGTTTCAACCGCGGGAACACAATGTATGTCACACAATGAATCTCTGAACGCTCCCGTGGTTGAAACCACGGGCTATGTTTTAAAGAAGAATTTGAAAATTACAATCTTTTTTTAAACACAAAGTTCGCAAAGCTTCATGAATAAAACTTTGCGAACTTTGCGAAAATCTCTGCGTTCTTTGCGGTTAAATCTTCAATTACGATTTTTTCTTATTCCCGTTTTTAAAAACTACTTTTTCTACAACAACTGGTTTTCCATTTCCTTTTGGGAATGATTTCTTTTTAGGTTTTCCAGCTGATGATCCTGAGCTAGATGGTTTTTTATCACCTCTGTATTTTTCAGAATCTTTTGGAGCGGCTTTAAATTCTGGTCTTTCCTTAGAAGTTTCTCTTTTTGGAATTTCAGCTTTATGCTTTGCCAAAACCTCATTTGGGTTTTTAGGATTTTCTTTAGTTCCTCTTAAATGAATTACTAATCCGTTTAGAAAGTTACGCAAAACCTGATCGCCACATTCCATGTAATTTGGATGGTCTTCAGCTCTAAAAAAAGCGCCCAATTCTGATTTTGAAATTCTAAAATCTACCAATTCTAAAATTTCAACTATTTGGTCATCACGGAGCATTAAAGCCACGCGAAGTTTTTTAAGTATATCGTTATTTGTCATAATTTTTGTTTCAGGTTTTTTCTGTTTCAAGTTCCATGATTCCAATCTGAAACTAAAACTCCTAATTTATTTTACAAAGGTAGTTTTTAAAATGATTAAAATCTAGAATTGAAATCATTTAAAGTTGCAACCAATTTATCCAAATCTTCTTTTAAATGATTTGCTGTAACTACAATTCGATTTAATGGTTCTGCTTCTTTAGTATATCTGAAACTAGCAATAATGATTTTTTCTTGTTTTAGTTTCTCTACTAATTCGTTTGATAATAAATAAATCAAAGGGTAGTTTTTGTCAAATTTGACATTGCCATTTTTAATTAAAATTGAATCAATATAATTTAAATTATCTAGCAGTTTTTGATGTTGCTTTTTATAAATTTCTTTAGCATCAGAAAGCGTTTGCACAAAAGCGGGGTTCATTCCTGCCGCGCTTGTAAAGGTTTCAAGTTCTTTTATTTCTTTGATAAAATCAAAATCACTCGCAATTACTCCGCCTGTTAATCCGAAAGCTTTTCCTAGGGACGAAACCAAAATTTTTCTTTTAATTGGAAATTCAATTGACGCATAAATTCCGGAACCATTTTCGCTGATAATTCCTAGCGAATGCGATTCATCAATTAGTAAAGTAATTTCTTTGTTTTTTGAAATTTTCTCTAAAAATGATAAGTCGGCAGGTTTTGTTTCAAATGACGGAACGCCATCAGTCAAAATTGTAATTTTTTCTGGTTTTGAATCCAATAAACGTTCATTCAATTTTTTATTTATAAAAACAGGCAGACTATTTTTAATCTGAATGGCTGAATGTATTTCATTTAAATGATAAAAAAAGTCCGTTTGCTCTTTTAATTTTTCCAAAACCAGTTTTCCGGCCAGCATTCCCGAAGAAACCGTAACAGTGCTTTCTGAACCAATATGAGACGCTAAAAATCTTTCGCCTGCATCATAAGCTGTTAGTTGAATATTCGCAGTTCTTGAGCTTCCGTAAGTCGTTCCCCATTTTAAAATATTCTGAACCACTAATTCCTGAAATGCTACATTTGTTGGAAGTCCCAAATACGCAGTTCCACCAAAATACAAATATTGTTCTTGGTCAATTTCGATAACTCGATCTGGAAACTTTTCGACTTTCATTTTATAGCAATGTAACTCCAGTTCCGTTCAAATTGGGATAACTTACAACACCATCTTTTATGGTTACTCCAGTTGCAATATCTTCTGCCAAAAGAAGTGCGCCGTCCATATCTACATAATCTAGTTGAGGCAATAAATGGGCAATTGCAGAAATTCCAACAGTAGATTCAGTCATACAGCCCACCATTGTTCTTAATCCTAGTTTTTTAGCTTCTTCGATCATGCGTTTTCCAGGAGTTAAACCACCGCATTTTACCAGTTTTACATTAACACCATGAAAATGATTGTGGCATTTTGCTACATCTTCTTCAATTATACAGCTTTCGTCGGCAATTACAGGAAGAACAGAATGTTTAAAAACTTCTTTGTGACCTTCCCAATTATCAGCTTTCATTGGCTGTTCTAAGAATTCTACACCTAGTTTTTTTAATTCAACAGCATTGTTGATGGTTTCTTCAACCGTCCATCCGCAGTTGGCATCAATTCTGAAAACAGCATTGGTGTGTTTGCGAAGCTCTTTCACAATTTCGATATCTTCTTTGGTTCCTAATTTAATTTTATAAATAGGCCATGGAAGTTCCTGCATTTTAGAAACCATTTTCTCGATAGAAGCAATTCCGATGGTATAATCGGTCATTGGATTTCTTTCTGTCGTGTAATTCCATAATTCGTAAAGCTTTTTGCCTTTTTTACGAGCATACAAATCATTATAAGCTAGATCTAAGGCACACAAAGCAAACATATCATCTTTTAAATATGGATGAATTTTTGCCCAAAACACTTCTGGAGTTTCATTTTCAGTATTCTCAATAATGTTTCTGATTTTTTCCAAATCCTGCATCATCATTGGCACAGTTGTGTTGTAATACGGATTTGAAGTGGCTTCTCCAAAACCAGAAAAACCATCGCTTTGCAACTCAACAATTAACGAAGGCTGAAAATCTATAGATTCTCTCGAAATGGTAAAAGTGTGTTTTAGTTTGAGATTGTATTCTCTTAAGATAAGTTTCATGGTGTAATAAGCTTGTTTTTTGTTTTTTTAAATAGAATTCTAACTCTTTTTAATAGACATTTTTATTCCGATGCCTGTTTGTAAATCTGGTGCATTATCTAAATTTAAATCTTCTCGAAGATACACAAAATAAGAAAATCGCTTCGTAGAATAAGTACAAATTGCGCTCCATCCTTCTACATCTTCATATAAATGAGAAATTGTTTTCTGCCAATGTGTATTGATTCTTTGGCCGGTTAGGACAATATAATCCATGTCACTTTTCTTATTATATGAATTTTGAAAATTGTAATTGACGCCATAAGACATGTGATTGCTGTTTCTAAGTTTTACTTTGTAATTAATCAAACCTTCAAAACTGCATAAAAAATCCTGATTGCTGAGGTTTACCCCGTCTCCATATTCAAAAATATGCTGACGTAAAACTCCGGCGCTTAAACCAAAACTTAGAATGTTTTTATCTTTGATGATCATTTTTTTTATGATCGAAGAGGAAATCCCAAAATCGGCAGCGGGATTATATTTTGAAGTATTAATGCCTAATTGTGCTCCAAAATTTAGATAAATATGATGTTTTTCATTCATTTCTAATTTAGGATAAAAGGTGTAATTTATATCAACTCCAGAAATTGTAAAATTATTGTTATCCATTTTTAGAATTTTTCCATTTTCATCTTTGTATGATATTCCTGCTTTGTTGATTCCGTAGTAATATCTTGAAAATGGATCTTTTCCGCCAGCGATATTACGATGAAACCATTCGATCGATTCATCTGAAGTGAAAACCGAAAAAGGATATTTGCCTCGATCAAGCGAGTTGGCTCGGAGGCTGAAATTAAGCTCGTGATTAATGGTAAGCGGTAATGTAAAGTTAAATCGATAAGATCTAATAACACCATCAGCCTCAAATTCTTTAATTTTAGACGGCACCTTGTTTAAATCGAATGAATATTCGCGAGTATGCCACGGCTGATTTTTGGAATTTTCACGATCAACCGGATCTGTTAATTCATATGATTTTACATAAGGCAATACTACATTTCCGCTCGAAACTTCAAATGAAAATGAGTATTTTTCGGTATTACGAACATTGAAATTATGATTTAATCTCGAAATGTAGATTCCAAAAGGATGCGTTGAAAGAGTATTAGGTTTTATAATATCAGATGAATTTTCTAATTCTTCATTCCAAAAATCATTTGTATTAGATTGTGCTGTTGAAAAGCAATTGACAAGTAAAAAGAGAAAAAAGAGTAAATGATATTTCATTTCAGATTTTAAAAATTTTGATAAATCTAATGAATTTTAAAACGATTAGATTGGTTAATTTTTAAAAAAATGAATGATTTTTAACTTTTTTAAAATAAGTTTTTTACGGTAATTGTTCCTGCAATTTTTTAATTTCATCACGAAGTTTAGCTGCTTGCAAGAAATCCAATTCTTTAGCAGCTTTTTCCATCGTTTTACGCTTTTCACGAATCATTTTCTCTAATTCTGTTTTAGATAAATAAGCCGTTTCTGGCTCAGCTGCAACAGGAATCGGATGTCCTAATTCGTACTCAACCAATGGATTTTTGGTGAATGCACTTTCGATTTTTTTGTTTAATGCTTGAGGAACGATATTATTTTCGACGTTGAAATTAATCTGTTTGGTTCTTCTATAATTGGTTTCGTCAATTGTTCGCTGCATACTTGCCGTAATTTTATCGGCATACATAATGGCTTTACCATTTAAGTTTCTAGCCGCACGACCAATGGTTTGTGTCAAAGATCTATGATTTCTCAAGAAACCTTCTTTATCGGCATCTAAAATAGCAACAAGTGAAACTTCTGGTAAATCCAAACCTTCACGAAGTAAGTTTACACCAATAAGAACATCAAAAATACCTTTTCGTAAATCCTGCATGATTTCGATACGTTCTAAAGTATCTACTTCAGAATGGATATAACGGCATCGAATGCTTACTTTGGTTAAATATTTAGCTAATTCTTCGGCCATTCTTTTGGTCAAAGTAGTCACTAAAACTCTTTCGTCTAATTCGCAGCGAACTTGAATTTCTTCAATCAAATCGTCAATCTGATTTAAACTCGGACGAACTTCAATTTCAGGATCTAATAATCCGGTTGGACGAATAATCTGCTCAACATAAATTCCGTCAGATTTTTGCAATTCGTAATCGGCAGGAGTTGCAGAAACGTAAATTACTTGATTTTGTAAAGCTTCAAATTCTTCAAATTTCAACGGACGGTTGTCCATTGCGGCTGGCAAACGGAAACCATATTCGACTAAATTTTCTTTACGGCTGCGGTCACCTCCATACATAGCATGAACCTGCGAAACCGTTACGTGGCTTTCGTCTACAACCATCAAATAATCACTCGGGAAATAATCTAATAGGCAGAAAGGCCTTGTTCCGGCTTCACGCCCGTCAAGGTAACGCGAGTAATTTTCAATTCCAGAACAATAACCCAATTCACGGATCATTTCTAAGTCGAAATTGGTTCTTTCTTCCAGACGTTTGGCTTCTAGATGTTTTCCTATTTCTTTAAAATAGTCAACTTGTTTAACCAAATCCTGTTGAATTTGCCAAATTGCGCCTTGTAAAACTTCTGGAGAAGTCACAAACATATTGGCTGGATAAATGGTTAATCTTTGAAATTTCTCTATTACATGAGACGTTTTGGCATCAAAGGATTCGATTTCTTCGATTTCGTCTCCAAAGAAATGAATTCGATACGCATCATCGGCATAACTTGGATACACTTCAACTGTATCTCCTTTAATTCTAAAAGTTCCTGGGTTAAAATCTGCCTCAGTTCTGGCATATAAACTCTGGACCAAACTGTGTAATAGTTTAGTTCTCGAAATAACTTGATCTCGTTTAATTTCAATTACGTTCTTCTGAAATTCAACAGGGTTTCCAATACCATACAAACAAGAAACTGATGCCACAACCAAAACGTCGCGACGACCAGAAAGTAGAGAAGAAGTAGTGCTTAAACGCATTTTTTCCAGTTCTTCATTGATAGATAAATCTTTTTCAATGAAAACTCCCGTAACAGGCATAAAAGCTTCTGGCTGATAATAGTCGTAGTAAGAAACGAAATATTCAACAGCATTGTTTGGAAAAAACTGTTTGAATTCAGAGTATAATTGAGCAGCCAAAGTTTTGTTGTGAGCTAAAACCAAAGTAGGTCTTTGCACTTCTTGAATTACATTGGCAACGGTAAAAGTTTTTCCTGAGCCTGTAACTCCCAATAAAGTTTGATATTTATCTCCGTCGACTACACCTTGTGCCAATTTTTGTATGGCTTGGGGCTGATCTCCTTTTGGACTATATTCTGAGGAAACTTGAAATTTCATTTGCGTATACTGAAAATTTGGTTTTGTAAAGATACAAAGTTTGAATAAGTAAGTAGTTTAAAGTCTGTTCCGAATTGTACTAATTTGCATTAAGTTTTTATTTTTGAATGAATGTAAATGCAAAGCACATTTGTAAAATGTGAGGAAAAAACTCTTA from Flavobacterium sp. KACC 22763 includes these protein-coding regions:
- the uvrB gene encoding excinuclease ABC subunit UvrB, with amino-acid sequence MKFQVSSEYSPKGDQPQAIQKLAQGVVDGDKYQTLLGVTGSGKTFTVANVIQEVQRPTLVLAHNKTLAAQLYSEFKQFFPNNAVEYFVSYYDYYQPEAFMPVTGVFIEKDLSINEELEKMRLSTTSSLLSGRRDVLVVASVSCLYGIGNPVEFQKNVIEIKRDQVISRTKLLHSLVQSLYARTEADFNPGTFRIKGDTVEVYPSYADDAYRIHFFGDEIEEIESFDAKTSHVIEKFQRLTIYPANMFVTSPEVLQGAIWQIQQDLVKQVDYFKEIGKHLEAKRLEERTNFDLEMIRELGYCSGIENYSRYLDGREAGTRPFCLLDYFPSDYLMVVDESHVTVSQVHAMYGGDRSRKENLVEYGFRLPAAMDNRPLKFEEFEALQNQVIYVSATPADYELQKSDGIYVEQIIRPTGLLDPEIEVRPSLNQIDDLIEEIQVRCELDERVLVTTLTKRMAEELAKYLTKVSIRCRYIHSEVDTLERIEIMQDLRKGIFDVLIGVNLLREGLDLPEVSLVAILDADKEGFLRNHRSLTQTIGRAARNLNGKAIMYADKITASMQRTIDETNYRRTKQINFNVENNIVPQALNKKIESAFTKNPLVEYELGHPIPVAAEPETAYLSKTELEKMIREKRKTMEKAAKELDFLQAAKLRDEIKKLQEQLP
- a CDS encoding DUF1456 family protein — its product is MTNNDILKKLRVALMLRDDQIVEILELVDFRISKSELGAFFRAEDHPNYMECGDQVLRNFLNGLVIHLRGTKENPKNPNEVLAKHKAEIPKRETSKERPEFKAAPKDSEKYRGDKKPSSSGSSAGKPKKKSFPKGNGKPVVVEKVVFKNGNKKKS
- a CDS encoding LytR/AlgR family response regulator transcription factor, which produces MAFKCIIVDDEPPATRILENYIGKVNFLEKTGVFNDSLKALEFLNTQSVDVIFLDIQMPQLTGLQLSRIISKNIKVIFTTAYPDFALEGFELNAVDYLLKPISFERFYQAVSKLNSEPKMEISNQNNLPDFLFVKTDGKNKFQKVFLRDILYIESLQNYVCIHTSKQQIITHSSLKNVIESLPENEFIQIHKSHVVSLKHVESTDNFSVFINGKELPIGATFKDAFFDKIEENKI
- a CDS encoding DUF5694 domain-containing protein, whose amino-acid sequence is MQKIILLLALITLNITSAQQAKKKQILLIGTFHYANPGHDIAKINTFNVMSEKSQKELEIMSDKIKKFGPDKIFVEWKFAKQAELDKYYNKNTDSILKKDSNEIAQLALRTAKKLNHKKMYGIDYRTRFPYDSLMMSMEKANQKDLIKKTTESTERFQKENNERMAKSSLTDLMLYYNKKAANEDNIQWYLEVANRAGNPDDFTGASLVSNWYKRNLYMYSLVQKLTESTDKKIMVLLGAGHAAMLREFLAHDPEFEIVELATVLK
- the sucC gene encoding ADP-forming succinate--CoA ligase subunit beta, with the translated sequence MNIHEYQGKEILASYGVRVQRGIVANNAVEAVAAAKQLTAETGTGWHVIKAQIHAGGRGKGGGVKLAKNLQQVEELAEQIIGMQLITPQTPPEGKKVNKVLVAEDVYYPGESETSEFYVSVLLNRGTGRNMIMYSTEGGMDIEEVAEHTPHLIFTEEIDPSVGLQGFQARRIAFNLGLSGNAFKEMVKFIDALYNAYIGSDASMFEINPVLKTSDNKILAVDAKVNIDDNALYRQAKYAEMRDIREENPIEVEAKEVGLNYVDLDGTVGCMVNGAGLAMATMDLIKYAGFEPANFLDVGGTADAKRVETAFRIILKDPNVKAILINIFGGIVRCDRVAQGVVDAYKNMGDAINVPIIVRLQGTNAEIAKELIDNSGMPILSAVQFQEAADQVKAALS
- a CDS encoding aminotransferase class I/II-fold pyridoxal phosphate-dependent enzyme, encoding MKVEKFPDRVIEIDQEQYLYFGGTAYLGLPTNVAFQELVVQNILKWGTTYGSSRTANIQLTAYDAGERFLASHIGSESTVTVSSGMLAGKLVLEKLKEQTDFFYHLNEIHSAIQIKNSLPVFINKKLNERLLDSKPEKITILTDGVPSFETKPADLSFLEKISKNKEITLLIDESHSLGIISENGSGIYASIEFPIKRKILVSSLGKAFGLTGGVIASDFDFIKEIKELETFTSAAGMNPAFVQTLSDAKEIYKKQHQKLLDNLNYIDSILIKNGNVKFDKNYPLIYLLSNELVEKLKQEKIIIASFRYTKEAEPLNRIVVTANHLKEDLDKLVATLNDFNSRF
- a CDS encoding sensor histidine kinase produces the protein MKLKIPFYYYIVLFLGLFLTYFLWDYGINNKVAIEKHTKLYFWLTSTYILSIFIVYVLNFYTFCDWFLNKKKILFYFLSIPISLVIFAGVRYVTQEVIVFHITGVHNYDVRELEWGFYILDNLFFGLPAVIFSALSYLFWQFQSALKYNQELLLENKKAEFQMLKAQVSPHFLFNTLNSFYSQLVIKEDEMADDILVLSDLLRYVITETDKDEAILSKEIQFIQNYIHLQKKRFEDQLYLDFSVEGEYSNEKILSSALIHFVENVFKHGKLNNENEKAFIVIKIEDGFLEISTFNYNVDGENYSSTGIGYENLTKRLEYMYKDQFILEKTEENNTFKTYLKIPLKN
- a CDS encoding dipeptide epimerase — protein: MKLILREYNLKLKHTFTISRESIDFQPSLIVELQSDGFSGFGEATSNPYYNTTVPMMMQDLEKIRNIIENTENETPEVFWAKIHPYLKDDMFALCALDLAYNDLYARKKGKKLYELWNYTTERNPMTDYTIGIASIEKMVSKMQELPWPIYKIKLGTKEDIEIVKELRKHTNAVFRIDANCGWTVEETINNAVELKKLGVEFLEQPMKADNWEGHKEVFKHSVLPVIADESCIIEEDVAKCHNHFHGVNVKLVKCGGLTPGKRMIEEAKKLGLRTMVGCMTESTVGISAIAHLLPQLDYVDMDGALLLAEDIATGVTIKDGVVSYPNLNGTGVTLL